GTAGCTGAAGGGAACGTTCCCGATGTTGGTCGAAGTCAAAATCGAGGTTGAATTCCAGGCGATGGTGTAGCCGTCGGGCTTCGCGTTTTTCACATAGGTGTAGGTGACGGCGCCGCCCGCCCCCGGCTTGTTGATCGGCACGACCGGAACGCCGAGCACCTCGGACATGCCCTTGGCGAGCAGTCTTCCCTCGATGTCGGCGCCGCCCCCTGCGCCGAAGGGGATGATGAACTGAATCGGTTTTTCGGGGTACGCCGCGAAGGCCGATCCCGAAAGTGCGGCGGCTGCCAATAGGCCAGCAAACAACAGGCTGAACTTGCGAATCACTTTTCTTCTCATCGCGCTCTCTCCCTGTGAGATGGAAATTTCAAGAGGTTGTTCTATTTGTCGATCTCGAACCCGGCGCCGACCGCTTCCAGCGCGGCCCGGGCGATGTCCTCGTCTTGTTTCCAGTCCCCGCCGCTGACGCCGATTCCACCCAGGCATTCGTTCTCGAAAATGATGGGGAAGCCGCCCTCCATCGCGGTCCATCTCTCGGGCCCCGCGGCGAGGGCCAGCCCGAGCGCATGGAGGGTGTCGAGCGATTGCGCCTGGGCGCCCTGGGTGGTGGTGGGGCGCTTGTTCGAGGCCGCGCACACCGCCTTGGTGGTCGAGGAGTGAATCGTGTGAAAACGCCCGCCGTCCATGCGCTCGAGGCGCAACAGGTGTCCTCCCGCGTCCACAATCGCCACGGTGACGGCGATGCCGAAGTCCTCCGCCTTTCGGATGGCCGCCTCCATCATCGTTCGGGCTCCCCGGGAGGTCAGGCGCTTGGTGTCGGCAAACGGCATTCGTTTCTCCTTCGGATAAAAACTAAACGGCTTTTGAAGATGGGGGCCTTCCGGCTCGGGAGATGCTCTTTCCGTTTTTGCGGGCCAGCCGGCCTTCCGCCCGGAAAGCCCGCTGCAACTTTTTGAAATTGGCGCGAAGCACCTGATAGGAGAGCTGGCCGTGGTTGATTAACTCTTTCTCGGCGGCCTCCGGGTCGTGTTGCGCGAGCGCCCCGAAAATTCTTTTGTGGCTCTCAAAAGAATCGAGCATCCCCTCCGGGAACGACATGGCCAGGAGGTTGTATCTCCTGATCTGGCGGTATATCTGGGCAAGATGTTGACAGAGCTTCGTGTTTCCCGTGGCCTCGTTCAGCAGATCGTGGAACTGGATGTTGAGGGCGGAATAGGTGGAGAAATCCTCCGCTTCGACGGCCGGGGACATTTTCACGATGATTTTTTTCATCTTGTCCAGGTGTCCGGAGGTGGCGTTCTCGGCCGCAAGGCGGCCGGCCAGCGCCAGAAGGTGGTTG
The DNA window shown above is from bacterium and carries:
- a CDS encoding heme-binding protein, producing the protein MPFADTKRLTSRGARTMMEAAIRKAEDFGIAVTVAIVDAGGHLLRLERMDGGRFHTIHSSTTKAVCAASNKRPTTTQGAQAQSLDTLHALGLALAAGPERWTAMEGGFPIIFENECLGGIGVSGGDWKQDEDIARAALEAVGAGFEIDK
- a CDS encoding GntR family transcriptional regulator, with product MTAEIQPLRTRKNSLTEKAYRFLEEQIVEMRAGPGERISEAETARQLQISRGPVREALRQLESIGIVHRVANRGVRVANFEEKELEELDTLRNHLLALAGRLAAENATSGHLDKMKKIIVKMSPAVEAEDFSTYSALNIQFHDLLNEATGNTKLCQHLAQIYRQIRRYNLLAMSFPEGMLDSFESHKRIFGALAQHDPEAAEKELINHGQLSYQVLRANFKKLQRAFRAEGRLARKNGKSISRAGRPPSSKAV